A section of the Candidatus Paceibacterota bacterium genome encodes:
- a CDS encoding DUF305 domain-containing protein: MKTISIYFAFGLMAAALFVGVGIGYGLTPEYRVNMFTKDAMSLGSADRTFDLRYANAMIAHHRGAMLLAEQLERNATHPEMKDLAGEILKNEPAAIAELYAWKKAWYGDTRTVRDPVVANLGTSDEKFDQRFLNAIIAHHELGVEMTREARTKTSRTEILNNADAVEAFLSGGIVKLSEIRKGWYGI; this comes from the coding sequence ATGAAAACAATCTCAATATACTTCGCATTCGGACTTATGGCAGCAGCATTATTCGTCGGTGTAGGTATCGGCTACGGCCTTACCCCAGAATATCGAGTAAATATGTTTACGAAAGATGCCATGAGTCTGGGTAGCGCAGATCGTACTTTTGATCTTCGCTATGCGAATGCGATGATTGCACATCATCGTGGTGCAATGCTTCTTGCTGAACAGCTTGAGCGTAATGCTACTCATCCTGAGATGAAGGACTTGGCGGGAGAGATCCTTAAGAATGAGCCTGCAGCAATTGCTGAGCTCTATGCATGGAAGAAAGCATGGTATGGCGATACGCGCACCGTACGCGACCCTGTCGTTGCAAATCTTGGTACAAGTGATGAGAAGTTCGACCAGCGTTTCTTGAACGCCATTATTGCACATCACGAGCTTGGTGTTGAAATGACTCGTGAGGCTCGCACGAAGACATCACGTACGGAGATACTCAATAATGCTGATGCGGTTGAGGCATTTCTTTCGGGAGGTATTGTAAAGCTCTCCGAAATTCGTAAGGGATGGTACGGTATCTAA
- a CDS encoding metal-sensing transcriptional repressor, which produces MHNHGHTCTPDKTRALKLAKQAYGTLAKVITMIEDDVYCPEIIQQADSATGLLRTMRKDLLAGHLDSCAFERLKENKKEAIDELMKIYQLHN; this is translated from the coding sequence ATGCATAATCATGGACATACCTGCACGCCGGATAAGACACGTGCACTCAAATTAGCAAAGCAGGCCTATGGTACACTCGCAAAAGTCATCACAATGATTGAGGACGATGTGTACTGCCCTGAGATTATTCAGCAGGCTGATAGTGCTACAGGGCTCTTGCGTACGATGCGTAAGGATCTACTCGCAGGTCACTTAGATAGTTGCGCGTTTGAGCGTTTAAAGGAGAATAAGAAGGAGGCGATCGATGAATTAATGAAAATTTACCAGCTACATAACTAA